In the genome of Anaerolineales bacterium, the window CGTGCTGTTCTGGCCCACTACTTCGCCACTCGCCTTGTATACCAGCCAGTTGCAAGATCTGACCTCCCTAGGAGTAGATCCCAGCAACTATGCGGACTACTGGCTCAAGCTCGGCACGGTCGACGGAAAGCTGTTGACCCTACCTGCCAAGACCGATATCAAGACCATCATCTGGTATAACCCGGCGCAATTCGCAGCCAACGGCTATACCGTACCTACCACGCTGGATGAGCTTAACACGCTGGTTGATAAGATGGTTGCCAACGGCCAGGTGCCATGGGCCATGGGCTTTGAATCAGGACCAGCCACGGGCTGGACCGGTTCAGACTTCATCCAGGACATCCTGCTGGCTCAAAAGGGGCCGGATTACGTCAGCGGGATCATCAATGGCAGCGTCCCCTACAATGATCCAGGTGTGGTGGCAGCTTACCAGCAGTACGTCAAGTGGGCTTCTGATCCGAAGTATACGGTTGGTGGCGCCGACGGCACAGTCAATACCAACTTTGCTGACGCCTTGCTGCAGCCCTTCTCCGACCCACCCAAGGCTATGATGGTCAAGCAGTCAGGTTTTGCGGGTGGTAACATCGCTGCGAAATATCCAAACCTGAAATACGGTACCGACTATGCCTTCTTTGGCTTCCCCGGCGCCCAAGGCGTGCAGGGAGGTGCTGACTATATGTACGCGTTCAACAACACGCCAGCCGTGATGGCTATGCTCAGCTACATCACAGGGCCAGTGGGAGCGGCCAACTGGGCTGCCACCGGCTTTGCGCTTGATCCAAATAAGCTGGCTTCAGGCAAATATCTCGACCCACAGCTGGCTGATATGGCCAAGATTCTGGAAAGTGCCAAGGGCTTCACCCCTGATATCGGTGATACCATTGGTGGAACCTTTGGTAACGCTGAATGGACGGCAATCATCAACACCGTTCAAGGAAAAGATATCCCGACTGAGCTAGCGACAGTAGCCGCCGCTCAAGCCGCATCACTCAAGAAATAACTCCTCAAAATGGGGGCGTGTATGACCAGCACGCCCCCTTTTCAATTTCATAGTGGGAGGGATGCTCATGGTTCCGAAGATAATGAAACAAGGCGGCTTGGCTCCCCTGGTGTACCTCGCTCCAGCCATGCTGATCATGCTGATTTTCATCATCTACCCGACTTTCAATACGGTGTACTTGAGCTTTCGGGACAAAAGCGGGGCGAATTCAGCGGCTGCGTCTTGCGTGGCGGGAGAGCCGTGCTGGGGTGTGTTTGAGAATTACCGCTACGCCCTCACCAACCAGTTGATGCTGACTGCGCTGCGTAACAACGCCCTATGGCTGGTCTTGATGGTGCCGGGTGTGGTCGCGGTGGGCTTATTATTCGCATTGCTGGCCGACCGCGTGAAGTACGAGGGGCTGGCTAAATCGATCATCTTCATGCCCATGGCGATTTCCTTTATCGGGGCGGGTGTTATCTGGCGCTTCGTTTACTACATCCAAACCGGCGGAGGCCCGCAGATTGGCTTGCTAAATGCCACCCTGGTCAAGCTGGGCTTCCAACCGGTGGCTTTTTTAAGCGATTCACGCATCAATAATTTTGCCTTGATGCTGGTGGGGGTATGGCTGTGGGCGGGGTTCTGCATGACCATCCTTTCTGCAGCGATCAAAGGTTTGCCATCCGAGGTGATCGAAGCCAGTCGCGTGGATGGTGCAAACGAGTGGAATGTGTTCTGGCGGGTGATGTTCCCCATGATCTTACCCACGATCGTGGTGGTCACCACTACCATGGTGATCAACGTCCTGAAGATATTCGATATCGTATTCGTCATGACCGGTGGGAATTTCGGCACCGAGGTTATCGCCAACCGCATGTTCCAGCTGATCGTTACTGATACAGGGAAATCGATGGCGATCGCAGTGCTGCTCATCATCCTGACGATACCGGTGATGATCTTCAACGTTCAGCGCTTCCGCGCTGAGGAGGCGGCCCGATGAACCCACTTGCCCGCTTGAACAAGTTTTTCGGCCGTTTGCCACTTCACCTTATAGTTATCCTCATGATCGTCTTATGGGTGATCCCCACATTGGGATTGTTTGTAACTTCCTTTCGACCTCGCCTGGCGGTGAGCGAGACAGGCTGGTGGACAGTTTTCTCACCCGTCAAAGCAACCGGCCAGGGTGAATATGATACCTATTGTGCCTCCTGCCATGGGACGGACGGGAAGAAGATCCCCACCGCCGACCTGTCGGATCCTAAGGTATCCGGTCAATATACACGTTCGATCAACCTGCTAATTGATTTGCAAAAACCGGTCAATGGAGGCACTCACTTAGTTAACCCCACGCTGCCAACCAACGCAGCACAGGCACAAGACATCCTGGCCCCCATCCTCACCTATATGCAAACGCTGTCAGGCAGCGAAGCAGCCAGCCAGGCACGCTTCACCCTGAGCAATTATGTGGATGCCCTGGTGGGCTATAAGGGAACTGCTGATTACCAGAGTGACTGTAAGAATAAGGTAGCCAGCACCCTGGCGGTGATGTCTTGCACCGCCAAGGACCTGCTTAATCCAGCTGGCATGGGCCGGGCGTTTATCAACACCATCTGGGTGGCTATCCCATCCACATTATTGCCGGTATTTTTCGGGGCACTGGCGGCATACGGTTTCGCCTGGCTTGATTTTCGCGGCCGCATGTGGCTGTTCGCCTTGCTGGTGGGTTTGCAGATCATCCCCTTGCAAATGACTCTGGTGCCTATTGCCCGCCTGTATGTACGCTTAGGCTTGCAGGGCTCCTTTTTTGGAGTGTGGTTTTTCCATACCGGCTTCGGTCTGCCCTACGCCATATTCTTGTTGTGGAATTTCATGAAAAATTTGCCGCGCGAGATCTTTGAATCGGCTTACCTTGATGGAGCTTCGCATCTGACAGCTTTCAGGACGCTGGCGTTGCCACTGACCATGCCGGCCATCGCTTCCCTGGCCATCTTCCAATTCCTGTGGATCTGGAACGATTTTTTGGTCGCCAAGGTCTTCCTCTCCAGCAAACCTGTGCTGACTGTTCAGATCACCAACCTGATCGACCCAATGGGCGGCAACTGGAATATCCTCACCGGGGCAGCCTTTCTCTCCTTCATCATTCCGATGGCGGTCTTTTTTACCTTCCAGAAATTCTTCACGCGCGGCATGTTATCGGGTTCAGTGAAAGGTTAAACTCTGACATGCCGAACCAGCCCTGGTACATGAATGCAATTTTTTATGAAGCCCCGGTCAAGGCCATTTTGGACAGTAATGGCGATGGCAAGGGTGACCTGGCAGGGCTGGCTCAAAAATTAAATTACTTTGCCGACCTGGGGGTGGATTGCCTGTGGCTGAACCCGATCTATCCCTCCCCGCTCAAGGATGATGGCTATGATATCTCAGATTACTGTGCCATCCACCCCGATTACGGCAGCCTGGAGGATTTTAAACGCTTGCTAGAAGGGGTGCACAAGAAAGGGTTGCGCCTGATCCTCGACCTGGTGGTGAACCATACCTCCGACCAGCACCCATGGTTCCAGGCAGCCCGGTCATCCAGAGCTTCACTCTACCGTGATTATTACGTCTGGTCTGATAATGACCAAAAGTATGCCAGTGCGCGCATTATCTTCGTGGATACGGAGAAATCCAACTGGACCTGGGACCCGCTGGCCCGACAATATTTCTGGCACCGTTTTTACTCGCACCAACCCGACCTGAACTTCGACAACCCTGCAGTACGCTATGAGATGCTGAGCGTAATGAAGTTCTGGCTTGACCTGGGGATTGATGGCTTCAGGGTGGACGCCGTGCCGTACCTGTTTGAGCGCGAGGGCACTTCGTGCGAGAACTTGCCGGAAACTCATGTATTCCTCAAGGAAATGCGTGCTTTTGTGGAAGCGAAATACCCCGGGCGCATCCTGTTGTGTGAAGCCAATCAATGGCCGCAGGATGTGCGAGCCTACTTCGGCAGGCTGAAAGCGGGTGAAGCGGGAGAGTTTCACATGGCATTCCATTTCCCGCTCATGCCGCGCCTGTTCATGGCGCTCCGCCAACACGATGCTTCCCCCATTCGCTGGGTGCTGGATAACACACCCAGCATCCCAGACAGTGCCCAATGGTGCACCTTCTTACGCAACCATGACGAGTTGACCCTGGAAATGGTAACCGAGGAGGAGCGCCAGTGGATGTGGCGGGAGTACGCCCCGGACCCGCGCATGCGCCTGAACCTGGGTATCCGCCGCCGTTTGGCACCCCTGCTGGATAACGACCGGCGGCAGATTGAGCTGGCCAACGCGCTGCTGTTCAGCCTGCCAGGTGCGCCGATCATTTATTACGGCGATGAAATTGGCATGGGCGATAATATATGGCTACCCGACCGGGATGGCGTGCGTACCCCCATGCAGTGGGAGGATAGGCCCTCGGCAGGTTTCTCAAATTCGGCTCACCCCTACTCCCCGCTGATCGCCCAACCCCCGTTTGACTACCATGTGGTTAATGTGGCTGCTCAGCGCAATGACCCAGACTCACTATGGTATGCCATGCAGGATCTGATCAGGTTGCGGAAAAGCCACCCGGTGCTCGCGGCTGGCGAGCTGACCTGGATAGAGACGGGCAAGCAGGAGGTGTTGGCATTTGAGCGTCGGAATCAAGAGGAGCGATTGCTGGTGGTGCATAACCTGAGCCCTGAGGCACAGCATGTGGAGATGGATGTGGAGGGGGAAAGACAAGTGTGGAAAGACTTGCTGTCTGGAAAGGTTTATCCAGGTAGAGATGTTGTAGATCACCAGCCTGAGAAAAAACCACCCACGAGGGTAAGCCTAGGGTTAGAATTATCCCCGTGTCAGTACCTGTGGTTAAAGTAGAGCCAGGATATGATCAAAGGGGGCATGCGAAATTTTTTTATCTTCAACATACTTTATGATAATAAAGGAAATGTCATCGATAAATCACATATATAGATAATTAGGATCAAGAAAGCACGAAGCTGTAATGTTATAAAGGGAAAATCTTATCGATATCTGCGAGAAAATGATTTTTGGGGGCTACGCAGTCGTTTAGTAAAATGGAAAGAAAGAACCTCCATGCATCGTATGACATCAGCTTCATTATTCGCTCACGATTGATGACAGCGAGATATCGCATATATAATATCGACAATATCATAATTCTGTGATAATATAAAGACCAAGCGATTTGTAGTAGAAACTCTTTTTACAATTCATGGGTAATTGTAATTTGGCGGTGATGATCCAACAGGTGATTTGGTCGCTGCGCTGAAATTAGCAACCTGTTTGGGGAGCCAGTAGCGAAACCGGCCGGTTCAGGTCGGTTTTTTTAATCTGTTTTTATCAAACATCATATATTAAGGAGGGCGTCACCCAATGTAGGATTGAAATATACAACCGAAATATTTGTATTTGAATATCCGCTCGTTTGTTCATGAATAATTGTCTCACTGCGAAAATCGTTATTGGTTAGAAAATTTTCCCAAAACTTAATATGATGAGTGATGCGATTTCTTCCCAAATTTTACGGCTAAACAAATCATTTATTACTTTCTAAACCGAGGAGGAAAAATGTTATCAAGGAAAGGTTTCATAAAGATATCCATGGCTGGGGGGGCAGCTGCTTATGTTGCCAGCCAGGCAGGCTTTCGACACTTAGCCCGGGCAGCACAGTCGCCCCAAATTCCCCTGGCTGGCAGCGCCATCCCACAATTTGTCGATCCATTACCTGGGTTGGGTGACCTTGGGGCAATCGTCGCCGATTCAGGCCAGATTGAGCTGCAGATGACTGAGTTTCAAACCCAGGTTCTCCCTACGGGTATGCCTGCCACGTGGGTGTGGGGCTACCTGCAATCTGGCCAAACCAGCCGCGCCACTTATCTTGGTCCGGTGATCCTTGCCACGCGCGACCAGCCGACTGAAGTGAAATATGTGAATAATCTGGGTTCAGCCGCAACGACCAACGTACTGGCATATAGATACTCCACCGACCAGACTTTACACTGGGCTGATCCATTAAATGGCGAAGCCAATATGTGGAATCATATGGCCATGCCTCCTGCACCGGGTTCTGAAGGGGCTGCTAACTATTCGGGTCCGATCCCAGCAGTCGTGCATCTGCATGGTGGTGAAGTACCTCCCACGCTGGATGGCGGTCCGGATGCCTGGATGACCAGCGATGGCATATACAAGGGTCACAGTTTCTACAGCAAGGATGGTGCAACAGCATCCAATTATCATATATATCGCTATCCTAATAGCCAGGAGGGTTCATCGATCTGGTTCCATGACCATACCCTGGGTGCTACACGCCTGAATGTTTTCTGCGGATTGGCAGGGGCCTACCTGATCCTTGATCCAACCAATGACCCAACGAACCTGCCGGAAGGGCCGATCCCATTAATCATCCAGGATCGCATGTTCGATACCAACGGGCAGTTGTTTTTCCCAGCTGATAGTGCGGGTGGTTTCCTATGGGCACTGAATCCGGAACACCCCTATTGGGTTCCTGAGTTCATTGGCGATGTGATCTGTGTGAATGGCAAAGCCTGGCCTTATCTGAATGTGGACCCAAAGCGATACACATTCCTGTTTTTGAATGGCTCGAATGCACGCACCTATGAAATGGCCCTGGTAGATCCTGTGTCAGGTAATCCGGGTCCAGCCCTATGGGTGATCGGCACCGATGGTGGTTACCTGGACAAGCCCGTACAGGTTGGGCCAGCGGCTGGGAAAAATAACAAGCTGGTGATCATGTCTGGCGAACGCTATACGGTGATCATCGATTTCGCTGGCTATCAGGCAGGGGTGGTCGGGCCCAATGGATTGGCATACTCGGGGACATGGTTACTGAAAAATTCTGCCAAGGCTCCATATCCGGCGGGTGTTGCCCCTAAAGGCGGAACAACAGGGCAAATCATGCAGTTCAGGGTTACTGGCACACCAGGTACGGATACCAGTTTCAATCCCGCCACACCCGTGGTTACCCTGCGGGGTGGTTTCGGACAAGGTCCTGCCCTGGTCAGGCTGGTTAATCCTGCTGCTGGTACAGTGGCTGCAGGAGTAACGGTAAACAAAACTCGCCAGCTGACCTTGAATGAGGTCATGGAAATGCCACAAAATGCAATAGACCCGGTGACTGGTTTGCTGACCGCCTACCCGGGTGGACCACTGGAGATACTGGTGAACAACACCAAGTGGAGCGGTGAGCGGATCACTGGTGTGGACGCAAATGGAATGTATATGATGGAGCCGATTCCTGGTTTCACTTTAGATGGTACAGGAAAAAACTATCTTTCAGAGCTACCCAATGAAGGCGAAACCGAGGTGTGGGAGATCATCAACCTGACAGCGGACGCCCATCCGATCCATCTCCATCTTGTCCAATTCCAGCTAATGAACCGCCAGAATTTTGATAAGAGGAAATACTCCGTAGCCTATGCCGCAGCCTTCCCCGGTGGCGGCTATGACCCGATGACCCAGGCACCATACGCTCCTGGGGTTTACATACCCGGTTTTGGCCCACCCCTTCCCTATGGTACGGGTTCTGTGGTGGGTGGAAACCCGGATATAAATGCGAAGGATCCGAAAGGCAAACTGCTCTATCTGAAAGGCACACCCAACCTGCCCTTGCCACAGGAGACAGGCTGGAAGGATACCGTGATGGTACTTCCTGGTCAGGTGACCCGTTTTGTGGTTCGCTGGGCACCCACCGACCTGCCAGCCAGTACTCCGGCAGCAGATGCCTACTTCCCATTCGACCCGGATGGCGGGCATGGGTACGTCTGGCACTGCCATATCGTTGATCATGAAGATAATGAAATGATGCGCCCTGATGCGGTCACCCCAAATCCGAATGCTTCACGAAGTTATGTCCAGGGTGTGGATTACTAATCACAAGTAAAATAATAGTTTACTCAAGCCATATTACGATAAAACTGACAGACAGGCTGCCAATTTGGAGCCTGTCTGTCTATTGGTAGCCTTTATTTATTCAGGGGATAATTTTCGTCAGGTTCCGAGCTTTGGTAGATGGCATTGCGTATCAAACAAGTCCAATAATGTCCAGCCTTCACCATCGCCGTCCTATCTAGTAAAGAACTAAAAACCAAGCATCTTGTGTGGCGAGGATTGGTGGTTGCATATAGTATGGCTGCCTTGATACCTAGTATTCTCAGGCGGCACCTCTTAGATATTGATGCGGTCGAGGGTTCGAATCCTTTCAAGCTAACTAAAGGTGTATCTGTAACATAAGCGATGAATCATGAATATATTTCCTTGATCCTTATTTGAGGTGATGCGTCAAAACCGATATCTGATAAGAGCCTACCAAGTAGATAGTCACCTTATATCTACCTTATGATGAGCTGAAAGCAGCTATTCGTCCGAGCAATTATCCGTATCCAACTGTAATATTATATGTGCCTGGATAGAGGATGCGTGGATCCTGTATTGCATTATTGGCCCTGGAACACCACCTATTCTACAATCACCCAATCGCTATTGCTGCGGCCAAACACTTCCGGCGAGTACATCTCTTCCGCTTTGCTGGGCGGCACGACAAAAGTGCCAGGCGTGGTGGCGCGTGCGATATATGTGTATTCATATACCCCATCCCACAGCAGGGAGGTGAAAGCCTCGGCCCGGTCGTCGCGCAGGTTCTGGTGTTCATACCAGGTACCCCACCACCACCAGCCGTAGTGTAGCGTGGATGGATCCACCTGTGGTGTGCCGGGTGAAACAGCCAGTGCGGGATTGATGATCTCCAGGCCCGCTGGCAAGGGGTCGACCAGCGCCACGTGGTAGCGGCGGTTATCGGCCACCATCGTGATGCGCACCCGCACACGCGCTCCTGCCTTGATATGCCAGACACCATCACTGTCCTGGGAGAC includes:
- the treS gene encoding maltose alpha-D-glucosyltransferase is translated as MPNQPWYMNAIFYEAPVKAILDSNGDGKGDLAGLAQKLNYFADLGVDCLWLNPIYPSPLKDDGYDISDYCAIHPDYGSLEDFKRLLEGVHKKGLRLILDLVVNHTSDQHPWFQAARSSRASLYRDYYVWSDNDQKYASARIIFVDTEKSNWTWDPLARQYFWHRFYSHQPDLNFDNPAVRYEMLSVMKFWLDLGIDGFRVDAVPYLFEREGTSCENLPETHVFLKEMRAFVEAKYPGRILLCEANQWPQDVRAYFGRLKAGEAGEFHMAFHFPLMPRLFMALRQHDASPIRWVLDNTPSIPDSAQWCTFLRNHDELTLEMVTEEERQWMWREYAPDPRMRLNLGIRRRLAPLLDNDRRQIELANALLFSLPGAPIIYYGDEIGMGDNIWLPDRDGVRTPMQWEDRPSAGFSNSAHPYSPLIAQPPFDYHVVNVAAQRNDPDSLWYAMQDLIRLRKSHPVLAAGELTWIETGKQEVLAFERRNQEERLLVVHNLSPEAQHVEMDVEGERQVWKDLLSGKVYPGRDVVDHQPEKKPPTRVSLGLELSPCQYLWLK
- a CDS encoding ABC transporter, with protein sequence MYLAPAMLIMLIFIIYPTFNTVYLSFRDKSGANSAAASCVAGEPCWGVFENYRYALTNQLMLTALRNNALWLVLMVPGVVAVGLLFALLADRVKYEGLAKSIIFMPMAISFIGAGVIWRFVYYIQTGGGPQIGLLNATLVKLGFQPVAFLSDSRINNFALMLVGVWLWAGFCMTILSAAIKGLPSEVIEASRVDGANEWNVFWRVMFPMILPTIVVVTTTMVINVLKIFDIVFVMTGGNFGTEVIANRMFQLIVTDTGKSMAIAVLLIILTIPVMIFNVQRFRAEEAAR
- a CDS encoding copper oxidase, which codes for MAGGAAAYVASQAGFRHLARAAQSPQIPLAGSAIPQFVDPLPGLGDLGAIVADSGQIELQMTEFQTQVLPTGMPATWVWGYLQSGQTSRATYLGPVILATRDQPTEVKYVNNLGSAATTNVLAYRYSTDQTLHWADPLNGEANMWNHMAMPPAPGSEGAANYSGPIPAVVHLHGGEVPPTLDGGPDAWMTSDGIYKGHSFYSKDGATASNYHIYRYPNSQEGSSIWFHDHTLGATRLNVFCGLAGAYLILDPTNDPTNLPEGPIPLIIQDRMFDTNGQLFFPADSAGGFLWALNPEHPYWVPEFIGDVICVNGKAWPYLNVDPKRYTFLFLNGSNARTYEMALVDPVSGNPGPALWVIGTDGGYLDKPVQVGPAAGKNNKLVIMSGERYTVIIDFAGYQAGVVGPNGLAYSGTWLLKNSAKAPYPAGVAPKGGTTGQIMQFRVTGTPGTDTSFNPATPVVTLRGGFGQGPALVRLVNPAAGTVAAGVTVNKTRQLTLNEVMEMPQNAIDPVTGLLTAYPGGPLEILVNNTKWSGERITGVDANGMYMMEPIPGFTLDGTGKNYLSELPNEGETEVWEIINLTADAHPIHLHLVQFQLMNRQNFDKRKYSVAYAAAFPGGGYDPMTQAPYAPGVYIPGFGPPLPYGTGSVVGGNPDINAKDPKGKLLYLKGTPNLPLPQETGWKDTVMVLPGQVTRFVVRWAPTDLPASTPAADAYFPFDPDGGHGYVWHCHIVDHEDNEMMRPDAVTPNPNASRSYVQGVDY